The following nucleotide sequence is from Chloroflexia bacterium SDU3-3.
ATGTTCCATTCCACGCGCTCCATGATGGCAAGCAATATCTCATCGAGCGCTGCGAGATCTCATACACGCTCAGCGCAACTTTACTCTATCGTAGTAGGGAGGCCTGGCAGTGCCCTGATGGAGATACCTTATTACTGGGCGCATCTGATGCAAATGCACCTCACATAAATGAAGAGCTTCTATCTCTGCATCAGATCCTACCAAATAGCCAACTGCTCATGGAAGAAGCTGCAACATTAACAAACCTTCGCAAGTATGCAGCCCAGTCCAAAATCATTCATATTGCAAGCCATGGTATTTTCCGCCCAGATAACCCGCTTTTCTCGGCGATACAGCTGGCTGATGGATGGCTAACAGTCCACGATATCTATGAGCTCAATCTTCAAGGCAGTCTTGTCGCATTGAGCGCATGTGAAACAGGCGTGAGTTTCATCGCCTCAGGAGATGAGCTGCTCGGGCTTATCCGAGGGTTCTTTGCCGCTGGTGCAGAGCGATTGCTGGCAAGTTTGTGGGTTGCTGATGATATCGCCACCACGAACCTTATGCGATCGTTTTATACCAATCTTATCAATGGCCATTCTCCAACCACAGCACTACGTAATGCTCAACTTGCTACCTTAAAAGAGCATGCTCACCCATTTTTCTGGGCTAGCTTTGTTCTTATAGGTGGGTATTAAACGATCAATATTCTACAAAGCTCGAATGAAGCACAAGGAAGGAGAGGTCTTCATCATCGATGCATCTCAAGGTAGGTATTAAGATCAGATGTATCTATTAAAAATACATCTGCCTATCCCTTCTCAATAGTAGCGTATATAAAAGGAACAAATTCATGAAACTCAAAACCCTGGTCGCTAGCATCGCCGTTGCTCTGGCTCTGTTCGCAAACTTCGTGTCCGTGCAGCCCACCTTCGCCGGCGAGAGCACTTCCACGCCCAACCCGGTCGTGCCAGCGTCCTCGCCTAATGGCTTTGTTTGGGAGTGCTAGTCTAACAGCGCATGCGTCCATTGTGCCCATCAATCGCATAATTGACGAAAGAGAGGCCTCGCAGGTACACCTGCGAGGCCTCTGCTTTGCTTGCCTACAGCGCCAGCGCGCGGGCCGCGCAGAAATAGCTGGCCATCGCTGGGTCGGCGGAGAGGTCGAAGCGGGTGGGGTCGCCCGCGCGCAGCCCGGCCATGGGCATGAGCCGCGCGGTGAGCGGCTTGCGGTAGGTGGCCGAGAGCGTGGCGACCTCGGCCAGCACCTGGGCAATGGCGGGGGCGCTGGCGTCGCCAGGCAGCGGGATGGTGTCTAGGCCAGTGCCGCACACCGCGCTGAAGGCTAGCAGGTCGCGCAGGGTGTAGCGGCCTTCGTCGCAGCGCTGGGCCAGCACGGTGTCCTCCAGCACGGGCAGCATCACCCCGCTGAAGCCTAGGCGCGTGACCTGGGCCGCCTGGATGGCGGCGGTGAGGGCGCGCACCGCCGCCATGGTGCCCCATGCCCCGAAGGGCACGCCGCTGATCGCCTCGATGGCCGCGCCCACGCTGGTCTCGTCGCCAGGGCGGGGCGCGAGCGACCAGTCGCAGCCAGCGTAGCGCACCCCGGTCTGGCCCGCCAGGTCGCCCAGGGCGGCGCGGATGCCCGCGTCGTGGCGCTCGATCAGGGCGGTGAGCTGGGCCATGGCCTGGCGCGAGGCCGCGCCCAGCGCCGCAGGC
It contains:
- a CDS encoding DUF711 family protein, whose translation is MQIRTITVGAREDSLAQAAAAARLARARLEDAGYVVQNMRLALSLASNVCGDMATIARGAEELALEHGFGFVSLGPLEGDRLAAAAEVIGSTQAVFASAQIVTPDGQVLPEHLRAAAEAMVALAQLSPDGFGNMRFAALANVGPGSPFLPASYHDRGDPWLAIGPEASALAREAVRGLPAPGQPPAALGAASRQAMAQLTALIERHDAGIRAALGDLAGQTGVRYAGCDWSLAPRPGDETSVGAAIEAISGVPFGAWGTMAAVRALTAAIQAAQVTRLGFSGVMLPVLEDTVLAQRCDEGRYTLRDLLAFSAVCGTGLDTIPLPGDASAPAIAQVLAEVATLSATYRKPLTARLMPMAGLRAGDPTRFDLSADPAMASYFCAARALAL